The Gossypium arboreum isolate Shixiya-1 chromosome 4, ASM2569848v2, whole genome shotgun sequence DNA segment aaacttattctatcccttaaataggtttaaattgtttatttaagcatttcgaatgtgctgccattctgcgtcagagtcgcctaaaaattcatatcttgagttcgaaactcgaaattaagatccgtaaatttttcctgaaactagactcatatatctatctactaattttttcatagattttgacttggccaattagtacagtttattagttaaagtttccctgtttcaaaactcgactgcactaacctcttgttactacgaaccatgtttcttcctgtacaaaattcatatcactaagtcgtttatttctcttaaaactagactcaacaaggattataaccatataaattataccttctaattagttttgtacaatttatggtgaatttccaaagttgaaacagggttccagaaatcgctctgacctgtttcactaaaactcagatatatcatgaaatataatacctttacctatttttcttatttcataagaaaatagacataataagctttaatttaatatattattcatcttcaaaatatgtttatacaatttttagtgatttttcaaagttacgtcattgctgttacttgaatctgttttaggttactttcacattttcataattttcatgtgataatcaccattcaatcatacatattaataaacatgcatatcatcggccattttattagctaatcactagcaagtatttacacatcattcattgttcatattataccaaaagtggctaagtttctatacatgccatacacaaaacaaaacgtctaattataccgagttatttctttgatagtgtgatcggcctccgacgtttccttcgatcccgagtggctagataagtactataagaagaagaaaataaagagattaagcactaggcttagtaagcttacaagcaaataaatcacaacattcaacataatggataattatgcataatatcatctaacatcataaatttctttacttctcaatttctatcttcttctttattcccttaccttctttcttacgacctttccttttcataagtataatctacttttcctttgctgttaattcactgtaatttaactcagtatcctgacccgttgaaccactcggaatactaaggatactagggtcgttctgtctCATCAATAtcctaccaatgccatgtctttgacatggacttacatgaattattcctgtctccaatgccatatataatatggacttacatggctcaatctgtctccaaagccatatttctaatatggacttacatggctcatttcgttcgtctctgtcaaccctaatatcctaacattcctagggttcaaccggctttctaacacttttcctctgtcacttcaccttaaattcgactttaaatatttttataacataaatatataaatgctgaaattgacaataataatgtaaaataaaataatattgcatttatttactgtaaacttacctcgatacaaaatgtgactaaactttacaatttagtcctttacttttcttttcccgatctactctcgaatttcgctcttcttgatctataatagcaaatttagcttatttaataccaacatttatcaaaacaaccctttactcaaactttggaaaaattacattttgccctaaactttcacatatttgcacttttgccccaaggctcgtaaattaaacttcatcctattttcttatgttttatgacatgatgatcatttttccttctatggcaacatcaaattcacacactaacatgtacttatgactattaggtatttttaccgattaagcctttttactcgttttcacttaaaaccaagtagcacaagttgtctaacataatttaaaacctcatattccatcataaaacatcaaaatacacaaatttcacctatgggtatttttccaaatttgattcctaacttaaattattgctagcataagctttatcgagctagggacttcaaaacgtaaagatcattaaaaacggggcttggaatcacttactatgaagcttgaaagttgaagaaaccccagctatggagagaggtaaggttctgctggtaacttgaagaagatgatacaattttatcatcttttttacctttttattaatgttaataaccaaatgaccaaaatgcccctccttactaaactttcaaaaattccttccatgtcctaattttgtccatgaacttaaaattggtcaaattaccatttaagatctcctaattaatattccaaaataatttcatactaaaaacttctagaatgcaagttttgcaaattattcgatttagtccctaacctcaatttaagcactttatgcatagaattttatcacgaaattttcacacaatcatgtaatcataccatgaacctcaaaataataataaaatattttttttttaccctgaatttgtggtttcgcaaccactgttccgtttaggccctatttcggaatgttacaaccCCTTTTAACATGAGGGGCTTTTGGGCCTCTCCTATATCGagtccaattacaagtacttttCGGGCTTTTAACCtaatactttataatttgattAATGTATTTTCATCTGATTCAAAGAAATTTTTGGAATTGGTTACATTCTTTCGATCAAAAGTGTATCATGTAAGACTTAATGGTTCATGTGATTCTTTGATcgaaaaaagaaagagagaaaaaaaagggcAAGCTACTGGCATTTTTGAAATGATTAAATATCATCAAAGTAATGTCTAAACCCAATTATTTAAGTCAAAGATAAAAGATCCCAGAACAAGGAAACACTTTTTGTGATTTTCTCAACAACTAGATTAAAATGAAGAATCGAAATAGATTCTAAGCGAGACCCCCAAAAAAAATGGATTAGTGACCACTCAATAAAAGAATGCTAGGGTTAGATAAATAGATCATGGCAGAAGAATTGGTGAGAGAGAATATAACTTTTTGTGTTCTTCATTATGGAAAATCTAAAAAAACAAACGAAAAAAATCGGAAGAAAATTTTGGAaagaaaaagaatttaaaaagcacttgagaaaaattgaaaaattgaaaagaaaagtgATATTAAGCTTTATTGTTATATCTTTTGTTGTTTTTGCTTCGTTTGTAAATGCTTTTATTCTCGAGTGGTGGTGAAAAAAGGGGCACTCAAAAAGTGGAGTAGAGAATATGCTCAATTTTCAATCATTAAGTAACTTGAGTTTAGGTTAAGCCATTGTTGCCTAAGCCCCATTATAAGCTTCTAAAAACCTTAGTAACATTAATGCATAATTGGAACCAATTTAAAGGAGAAGCAATGGATAATGAACTTACAataattcattttatttgttattttttaaatgtATAAATGAGTATGCAAACAAATATTTGGCACACGCATGCATAGAAGTTCTTTTTAGACATATTCAACAACTTATATTCATGATAATGTTAAGTTGCTTTCTTTTCACTCATTTGAAATATTGCCTATGAGTTATGCAAGTATCTTaggatttctatgttttttttattgtattttagtGTTTTACTTAGAGATAAGTAAAAATGTGAGTGTGGGAGTACGATGAGCGaatatttattacatattttTTGCCTTAATTTGCTCATGTTTGCATTTGTTTCGGAATAATTTTTAGCTAGTTTTGAGTTTTTTTAGGTGAATTTACAATGAGTTTTTATAGaatgaatatttatttatttttattactttttaattacttttattgctCTTtagatgtttttttttatttaataagcttTTTAAAGGGTGAAAATTTTGACTTGAAAGGCAGTGGAACGAGGACGAGCTGGAAAATAACAAAATATGAATTTGCCTAATATGGCCTAACTTCGAAAATTGCACTTTAATTTTGTGTTTTATTTCTACTAAGGTAATGTGGTCTTTTCACCTTAGTTTGAGAggttgttttaaaattttgtaaattttattaattacaataattaaaaatacatgatttaaaaaaattgttgagaataacacaaatattttatttgaaaaatctTTCGAAGAGGATAAAAATTATagacaaagataattttactaaaacaacaaaaaaaagtatAAACGATAGAGATAAAACTAAATCcgaaatctaaaataaaatcctcaaaatataaatacaaaattcactaaaatttgtaaaattaatatttaaatatataatgtgTTTTCTTTCTAAGTAGAAAAGAGTGTGATTATAGGTTAAATTTATAGatcaaataatattgaaataaactATAATAATCAGAGatgaaatagtaaaaatagagTTTAATTAGAAAAAAACAAGTCGAAAAATACAAGGAATAACCTTATAAAACTAATTAATATTTGATGTGACATTAGAAAGctaatgttaaaataaataattatacttTTGTTAGTCTTTcatataaattatgaaattatagaGTTATTGTcggataaaaatcaaatttaattcaattaatgtAAAAAAGGAGCTAATAGACGGTAATACCCATCAATAATAGAAGGTTAAAAAACTACAAATCTATTAAAACAGCTAGGGTTTCCACTATTTTTTTCCTCCTCTCTCTGCTCGGCTGCTTCAACCAAATCGAAGCTAGGGTTTTGCAGGGAGCTTTAAAACGACAATGACGACCGTCGTTCCCACCTCCGAAGAAGATCCCGTCCTTCCCGTAGTCCGATTCACGGCCGACCTCTCTTGGGCTGATGCCGGTCCTGAGGTGAGCTCAATTTATCTTTCCGAAACTCTAATATGCAATCGGAAATTTcagtttttcattttttttttgtttaattatgGTGAAAAAGGTTGCGGAACCGCAAGTGACGAGTCTTTGTATGGAAGCGCAAGAGTGTATGGTGATGGGAAGATGGTTGGATTTGGCTTCTTTAATGCTTACTTCTGCTGAGTTGGTCTTTCCCAAGGTCTCTGATAAAGGTATTATTTGTATAGTTTTGGGAGATTTATGAATTGAGATAGTTCTACTTTTCTTATTCATTCCACGCCATGgagtttttgaattttaattttcgaaCTAATTAATTGGCAAAGGACTTTGGTAGGTACTGATTTGTTGTCGCTTTTGCTAAAAACGTGTTTGGATATAGAAACAAACAATATTTTGAAGAATCTACAAATCAAAGATTGAACTTTTTGGAAGGCGGAATGCTTGATTTTAGTTTACAATGGAAACATATGTGTGATTGGGATTTAAAGTTTGAGTCAttttttcacatttaatcaattaggatattacttttttttttctgccCCTTGGGGAAGGGGGGGAGGTTGTTTACATTTTAGCTTACATTGTGATGTTGTTTAAAATTCCCTTGTTTTATCTTTTAGATGAGATTTTGTTCTTCAAGGTGCCTTTTAGTCcctatgaataaatttgtgtaattagtttagataagaCAGATTGAATGTTGTTTAGGATTTCCTTGTTTTAccttttagaatttttccatttGAGTTGCAATGGaaaattgaaaatgaattgagCTGATACTACTAACATTCTCTGAGGATACTGTGGACTTAGTTGTATGATTTCTGCAATGCTGTGATTGATAATTCATAAAATTGCATTAAAGTTCTAGTTTAACAAATAACtaatttcttttattatatttcttCAGATCTCGAATGTATCTTCACTGTTATCTGCAATCTAGCCTCAAAGCTCGAAAATCCAGATGATGAACTTGAGATGGCAAAGCTCATATCTACAAAAATCAGTCAACAACCAAATGATAAGCCTGCAATGCGTTTAAAGATGTAATGTTCAATGATGATCCATGCATCTAGCTTATAGAATTTTCAATATGTTTCTCTCTCATGTTTCTTATTTTTCTCTTTCCAGCTTGTTCAATCTCTACAATTTGTTGGAAGGCCCAGATAGCCGGTTCTTTGTGTACATGCAAGCCTTAAATTTAGCACTGAATGGGAAAGTTATTGATCATATTGTACCATCTTTCAAGAAGATAGATAGTTTCTTGAAGGAGTGGAATATTGGGGTCAAGGATCAAAGGAACCTCTTTCTTACCATTGCAAATGTACTGAAAGAAAACAAAAGGTATATACGAACCCCAAAGCATTAATCTAGATGCCCTTGCGTATGTCTGATTATAAGTCTTTTTTTATATTGGGTGCACTCTTACATATTTCAAATTCAGCTCGGGAAAGGATTCTTTCAAATTCTTGACCAAGTATTTGGAAACTTTCTCTGGTGAGGACTCATATGTAATTGGTGAAGCCAAGGAGGAAGCTGTTCGTGCTGTCATAGAATTTGTGAAGGCACCTGACACGTTTCGGGTATCTTAATCTTACTAATGTTGCACATCCTAGCTGATTTATATATAcatttctttttggcattttaaGCTTATTTTATTCATGCCATTTTCTTGCTCCTTCAAACACTGCCACTTTTTCCCTTCATTCTAGCTTTTAATCTTTTTTCGGCATCCCTGCATTTCAGGTATTTTAAGTGTTTGTTACTTGTTACCCATGGGTTAATTTGTTCCTTTCTTTTGGCAGTGTGATCTATTAGATATGCCTGCTGTAGGGCAATTGGAGAAGGATGCTAAATATGCACTGGTTTATCAGCTTCTGAAGATCTTTTTGACTCAGCGATTAGATGCCTACCTGGAATTTCAGGCTGCAAATTCTACCTTAATGAAAAGCTATGGTAATGCtttgttttcatttatttatgATGTGGGCTATTACATGAGCTAAAGTattatatttcaatattattgCTCTCCATGGCTTAGGTCTTGTTCACGAAGATTGTATAACAAAGATGAGGTTGATGTCATTGGTTGATCTTGGCTCTAATGAATCTGGACAAATTCCATATGCCCTCATCAAGGATACTCTTAGGGTGAACTTGCTTAGCTCTGCCTGTTTACCACATCTGCTGCACGATTTAGGTTGTTCATTGATGTATTTCTCTTTGCAGATCAACGATGATGAGGTGGAATTGTGGATTGTTAAGGCTATAACTGCTAAGTTAATCGACTGTAAAATGGATCAGATGAACCAGGTTGTGATTGTAAGGTAAGCTGTTAGTTCTCTCTCTTTCATTGGTTTTTTTCCCAATAAATTAATCTAGAAGATTCCCTTCAGAAGTAAATTAAAAACTCCCTTTGTTTAACATGCAGCCGCTGTACTGAGCGCATTTTTGGACAGCATCAGTGGCATTCTCTTCGGTTGAAACTAGCAACATGGAGGGTAAGGGAGTTAACCCAATTGAGGCCCAATGAATTTAACGTTGTTAATGTATTCAACCTGTGAGAAAAGAGTTTGTTCTTTCATTTGATTTAACATTGTGTGTAATTACTTTACCAGGGTAATGTTGCTAGCCTCATCAGCACCATCCAAGCTAACAAGGCTGTGGAAGAAGGCTCACAAGCTATGCAAGGGATGGCAATTCGGTAGAGCTATTATTTATAACTATTTATGTTTGGAAGGCGTTGTTTATCCAAGAAAATAGATCAGGTTTAAATTTCTACTGTTTTTAGTGTTCCCATGGTTTTGAAATCCTAATGAATTGGAAATTTTGACAGTGCATTTCTTGATTCTATCTTGTTCTCAAGTCTAGCTATGCAAAATTTTATCTAAAGATggatttctactattttttgctTTGATTCCGGATGGTTTTAGAGTTTAAGACATGTATCAACTTTTATatacatacaatataaatatgGAGGCATAAAACAATTACAGCAAAGCTTCAAGCAATACAATGATCAATTTGTGGATAAAAGCAGCCAATGTGTTATCGTGTCAAAAGTTGAGAGGAGAGGTAAGATGATGTGTTCCAGCATAGGTTTTAAGATCGGAAGTGGACTGAAGCTTTGTTTAATTACTTGACGGAGCCAATTTTGACCATAAAATCAACATCTTGCTTCCATTGGAGAACATGTCAACGACTCTGATATAACCTTTTCTGTTCTTATTCTTTCACATTATAATGAATGTGGTTCAGTACATACACTCCCTGTCTGTACCCAGGTCAAGTTATTATTAGGGTGCATATGCGATAGAGGGTCTCTAAAAGTCATGAttcatattcaaatataaacgTGGGATACGATTGTTTTGAAACATTagatatttcatttaaaactaaaaGTGGAAACAGTCCTTGTGATTGCTGCAACTAGAGGAGATGGAAGATGACCTACAGTAACAATAATACACTGGACTTAGTTTACAAGTATGTAGGGTTCATCAATATATTACGTGGAGTGATGGATCCTTGCTAGCCGCGTCGCTCATGGTTTGGAAATTTTTAAAGATTGACCTTCAAATATTACAAGTTTTTATTTGTATAGAAAATACAACTCCAATTGCTTTGCTTTGCTTCAATCACAAGATACAAGAACTAATGGGGTGCATTTCAGGGAAGTTGTccacaaagaaagaaaaatccaAAGCCAAAAATAGTAAATATCCTTTTCATTCTTCACATACTAAAATAGCAAAAGCAAGTAACACAGAATTTACAAGAAAtttcatattataaaattttaatagctTAATATAAACCCATTTATAACTATAACCAATAAATAATGATTAACAAAATTTTGCATCCAAATATCCCAAACGAAATCTGACAATTTTTCacatttaaaacatttgaatattTCACTTGACAATAACTAAGATTAGTCCCAATTGTAAACAGTTCCAATTATTGGAATATAATTGTACTTTTTTTATAAGTGTTGGGTGCATGTAATGACCCGAAATTTATGGGTATCGAAAATTGTGTTTCTGGATTACTATTTTCGTAAATcgggttcgtaaatatttattagaaatatttatgaatgatagttgagtggttaattagattttggttaagtgaattagcttgaattgaGATTAATTTAGTATAAAGATtagattgaatatagtgtaaaagttGAATAATTGAATTAAGAAAATTTGAACaactaaattagtaaataatcCATAAGGAAAATAGTGACAAATGTGTGGAAAATATAATCCCATGTGtatgtataatatacatatatttatacttagtatttaagtatataatataatagtatattaatataataatataaaataataaaacataaaataaataaaagaaaataaagaaacaaaataagaaaaGGAACAGAGAAAGAAACGAAAAGGgaggaagaaagaagaaaagaaaaagaaaatggaaaatttaGGTTTTAGGGTTTAAAGCTTAATTTTGTAAgttaatttagtccattttcttataattttgatgttttagaagctttaaaacaaagttttgttgaaataaaGTTGAGGTTTTGGAGATTTATAGGTTTTTAAGCatggttcatgttgaacaaattgttgaattagggatttaattgaatgaatatcaagttagaattgattaagggattaaattgtaaaagacgctataagttttatgttagagggactaaattgaaagaaacttAAGAGTAGAGTTTTACCATGGATATTTGATGGTTAGGGTGAATATGataggaaattgaatagaaatgaagtataaATTGAGTGATAAAAGTAAAAGAgttaattaggatcaaattgaaattAAAGCAATTATTTATTATGAATTAATGTTGTATTAATAGTGTAAATTgtttaatttccgtagctaatGTAGTACCGGAGACATCGACAAAGAAAGGAAACGAGAAGGTTGATGAATAGTAATCCGAGAATTACGGTttatatttctataaaccgaaccTAATAATTAATTGTTGCTTTTATTATTTAATGTATATGGTAAGAGAGATAGAGGTAAGAATTGCAATTTTTGTATTGGATCGAAATAAGTTGTGAATATTGAATCGAAGTGTGAATTGACTGTTATCTGAAAATTGATAGTGAATTGAATACTCTATTGACagtatcgggctaagtcggatatagttggcatgccataggattgggtGTGTTTAGGGATACtttgacctcgagtcgatgaggcactataagtgtcgtactgttactgttacttcgGTTTAATCCGATGAGGTATTAAGTACTGTATTGTTATTGTTTACTTCGGCAAAACCGATGAGGCACtaagtgccgtactggtgtgtttggttggatccgtgtaacCGTCCAGGTCTGAATTATGTCAATAGGGGTAAACTACTGTACTAAATAACTGAATGACTATACTACCATACTAAATAACTAATTGTTATTGattaatattaaattgaattgaatatttcCTTGAGAAGGAGTTGTGAATATAGttattgttatgaaattgaaatctTATAGTTTAAATGCATTTGAGTTAATAATTGATTTAagtgttggtttatagaaataccactaagtgcATAATTAGCGTACTGTTTGttttcgtgcgcaggttaggtacgaAAGTGACTAACGACTCAGCATTCAAGCCGGTCCCGAACTCAAATACGTGGTGATATATTTTCTCTTTTGAAAATGGCAAATACCTAGGTTGTCTTTTGAAGTCATTTTGAGATGTGAATATTAATGGTGTATAAGATCATATTGGTTGAtctatatacataaatatatgtCTTATAATATGGTCATTTTCATGgtttaatttgaattgatttgaatGGTATTTAAATAAATTGTTTAGAAAATTTATGTTAGATATCTATGAACATCCATGAGTTAGATTGTTATAATGACagttttgatatgttttagatGCAATTAATCATGTTTTGGATTGATTAAAAGATTGGattttaagttgcttgttattcAAGGTTTGCAGGGTTGGCAAACTTGAATTGAAAgactcattttgagtccacacagcttgacacacaggcgtgtgatcagacagtgtgagacacacggcttataCATGGGTTGGtgattaggccgtgtgtcccctgcattttaaATTTTGTAAACAGAATGGCCAGGAATAGCCACACgagcagggacacgggcgtgtgtctcagccatgtgaggcacacggccacagcacacgggcatatgcactggccgtgtgaaaactgctttagattcgaattgaaaataaatccacacgggctaagcacacgggcgtgtatcttgcCGTGTGAAACTAATTTGTTATAAGcaataagtcagagagttacacgggtaaaggacacaggtgtgtcctggccatgtgagccacacggttaGTCAACACGGGCGTATCAtggagacacacgggcgtgtctcctaaaccacacgggcgtgtgggtactattcataagaaaaattttggaaattttacgaaaaattttataagcttcTAATCGGGTCCTGATTTGTTTCTAACTTCTtctttgggcctcgagggtccattaaaAGGTCAATAAAACAAATTACTGAACTGTATAATAAATATTCTTGTATTATTCGTATTTAATCTGTAGTgattggtaatgctccgtaatcctgTTCCGATGTCGGAAAAAGATTAGGGGGTATTTTAGTGCAATTTAACAATTTCTCTTTAACCACATGGTTAACATGCTGCTCACCACCGTGCACTTTAAGCCACTTAAGTCTCAGTTAAGGTGATGCAAGTTTTCCGGTTGAGAAGATTCCACTACTTTGCAATAATTTGTTTCAGGGAATTCAGCACTGTGATATATGAAACTACTTTGTTTAGCATGTATTCTGCAGAATTCTGACATTCATGTCCCCTAAATCTAACAATGACTCTTTCTTTCAACATACCATATCTCATAAATGGGATATTTCATTTCAG contains these protein-coding regions:
- the LOC108457767 gene encoding uncharacterized protein LOC108457767; its protein translation is MTTVVPTSEEDPVLPVVRFTADLSWADAGPEVAEPQVTSLCMEAQECMVMGRWLDLASLMLTSAELVFPKVSDKDLECIFTVICNLASKLENPDDELEMAKLISTKISQQPNDKPAMRLKILFNLYNLLEGPDSRFFVYMQALNLALNGKVIDHIVPSFKKIDSFLKEWNIGVKDQRNLFLTIANVLKENKSSGKDSFKFLTKYLETFSGEDSYVIGEAKEEAVRAVIEFVKAPDTFRCDLLDMPAVGQLEKDAKYALVYQLLKIFLTQRLDAYLEFQAANSTLMKSYGLVHEDCITKMRLMSLVDLGSNESGQIPYALIKDTLRINDDEVELWIVKAITAKLIDCKMDQMNQVVIVSRCTERIFGQHQWHSLRLKLATWRGNVASLISTIQANKAVEEGSQAMQGMAIR